One window from the genome of Blastopirellula retiformator encodes:
- a CDS encoding DUF1549 domain-containing protein produces MNLNLALKVLCCALSICGAQAISEASIEAAEPAAKIDFAHQIVPILRKHCTACHSGAKAEGGFSINDRKAFLDNAMAIPGDVEGSYFLDLIQSDDPDMQMPPKDRPRLSPDEVALLQRWVTSDMPWEPGFTFGDKFYEPPLLPRRPELPPVVDGRENPIDRIIDAYLADQQIARPGPITDEQFLRRVTLDLVGLPPTVDQLQAFLADDSPQKREDVIDALLARDIDYADHWLSFWNDLLRNDYDGTGFITGGRSQITTWLYDALRQNKPYDQLTRELIAPPTSASRGFIDGIKWRGEVSAGQTTAIQFSQNVSQSLLGINMKCASCHNSFVDNWKLADAYGLAAVYADKPIELHRCDKPTGEIAKAAWLFPELGTIDPEAAQPERLKQLAALMTAPENGRFSRTIANRLWQRLMGRGVVHPLDSMQSRPWNEDLLDQLAVSLTDEGYDLKQLMRLIATSRAYQSQTEVLADGSSDGEYVYRGPQAKRLTAEQFVDSVWRLSGAAPRIADAKVDRVKGDAGKATEVKLIANWIWSSSAAGGKSPPAGETIALVKTIELDDQPTSAIAAITCDNEFQLWINRQEVASSGDWTEVQSVELNPYLRKGANELVVIGKNAGSGPNPAGLYFQAKIDLPGEKSTTIASDATWTWTAAPKSNVLKKQPLAEWAEAAQPVVVAPALDAWTSGVENGAMAALAGETPMVRAALVKGDFLMRSLGRPNRDQVVSTRPNELTTLEAISLANGPELDNALAQAAQQLLKRDWANSAELVDHVYMSLLSRHASQQEQTILAEAIGEQPDPQSVQDMLWTVLMLPEFMIIR; encoded by the coding sequence ATGAATCTCAATTTGGCGTTGAAGGTCTTGTGTTGCGCGCTCTCCATCTGCGGCGCACAGGCGATCAGCGAGGCGAGTATCGAAGCTGCCGAACCTGCGGCGAAGATCGATTTTGCTCATCAGATCGTGCCGATTTTGCGCAAGCATTGCACCGCGTGCCACTCTGGCGCCAAGGCCGAGGGAGGTTTTTCGATCAACGATCGCAAGGCGTTTCTCGATAACGCCATGGCGATCCCTGGCGATGTCGAAGGCTCTTATTTCCTCGATCTGATCCAGTCGGACGATCCCGACATGCAAATGCCGCCCAAGGATCGCCCGCGTCTTTCCCCAGACGAAGTCGCCCTGCTCCAGCGCTGGGTAACGTCGGACATGCCTTGGGAACCGGGGTTTACCTTTGGGGATAAGTTCTACGAGCCGCCGCTATTGCCGCGTCGTCCCGAACTTCCTCCGGTTGTTGACGGTCGTGAGAATCCGATCGATCGGATCATCGACGCTTATCTCGCCGATCAGCAAATCGCCCGTCCAGGCCCGATCACAGACGAGCAGTTTCTGCGGCGCGTCACGCTCGACCTGGTCGGCTTGCCTCCGACCGTTGACCAGCTGCAGGCCTTCCTGGCCGACGACTCGCCGCAAAAGCGAGAGGACGTGATCGACGCGCTGTTGGCTCGCGACATCGACTACGCTGATCATTGGCTCAGTTTTTGGAATGATCTGCTGCGGAATGACTACGACGGTACCGGCTTTATCACCGGCGGCCGTTCGCAGATCACCACTTGGTTGTACGACGCCCTGCGGCAGAACAAACCGTACGATCAGCTGACCCGCGAGCTGATCGCTCCGCCGACGTCGGCCAGTCGCGGATTTATCGATGGCATCAAATGGCGGGGCGAAGTTAGCGCCGGGCAAACGACCGCGATTCAGTTTTCGCAAAACGTTTCGCAGTCGCTGTTGGGCATCAACATGAAGTGCGCCTCGTGCCACAACAGTTTTGTCGACAACTGGAAGCTTGCCGACGCGTATGGGTTGGCGGCCGTCTACGCCGACAAACCGATCGAACTGCACCGCTGCGACAAGCCGACTGGCGAGATCGCCAAAGCGGCCTGGTTGTTTCCCGAACTGGGGACCATTGATCCCGAAGCGGCTCAGCCCGAACGCTTGAAGCAATTGGCGGCGCTGATGACGGCGCCAGAAAATGGGCGATTCTCCCGCACGATCGCCAATCGACTCTGGCAACGACTGATGGGCCGCGGCGTGGTCCATCCGCTCGACTCGATGCAGTCGCGGCCTTGGAACGAAGACTTGCTCGACCAGCTGGCGGTTTCGCTGACCGATGAAGGCTATGACTTAAAGCAACTGATGCGTCTGATCGCCACCAGCCGAGCGTATCAATCGCAGACCGAAGTGCTGGCGGATGGCTCCAGCGATGGAGAATACGTCTATCGCGGTCCGCAGGCCAAACGGCTGACGGCGGAGCAATTTGTCGACTCGGTCTGGCGACTTTCCGGCGCTGCGCCTCGCATCGCCGACGCGAAGGTGGATCGAGTTAAGGGCGACGCCGGCAAGGCGACCGAAGTGAAGCTGATTGCGAACTGGATATGGAGCAGTTCTGCCGCCGGCGGCAAGTCGCCGCCAGCCGGCGAGACCATCGCTTTGGTCAAAACGATCGAGCTTGACGACCAGCCAACATCGGCGATCGCGGCGATCACCTGCGATAACGAGTTCCAGCTCTGGATCAATCGCCAGGAAGTGGCGTCGAGCGGCGATTGGACCGAGGTGCAGTCGGTTGAGCTGAATCCCTATCTGAGAAAAGGGGCGAATGAGCTGGTGGTGATCGGCAAGAATGCCGGCAGCGGACCCAACCCGGCGGGACTCTACTTCCAGGCCAAGATCGATCTTCCCGGTGAGAAATCGACGACAATCGCCTCGGACGCGACATGGACTTGGACCGCGGCGCCCAAGTCGAACGTTCTCAAGAAGCAGCCGCTCGCCGAATGGGCCGAAGCGGCCCAGCCGGTTGTTGTGGCGCCGGCGCTCGACGCGTGGACGAGCGGCGTTGAGAATGGCGCCATGGCGGCGCTCGCGGGCGAAACCCCTATGGTGCGGGCCGCGCTGGTGAAGGGGGACTTCCTGATGCGATCGCTTGGCAGACCGAATCGCGATCAGGTCGTTTCGACCCGGCCCAACGAGCTGACCACGCTCGAGGCGATCAGTCTGGCCAATGGGCCCGAGCTGGACAACGCGCTCGCGCAGGCAGCGCAGCAACTCTTGAAACGCGACTGGGCGAACTCGGCCGAGCTGGTCGATCATGTCTACATGTCGCTTCTGTCTCGACACGCGTCGCAGCAGGAGCAAACGATTTTGGCCGAGGCGATCGGCGAGCAACCTGACCCGCAGAGCGTACAGGACATGCTTTGGACGGTGTTGATGCTTCCCGAATTTATGATCATTCGTTAA
- a CDS encoding DUF1501 domain-containing protein: MAEKRDETMGQDRRAIRRDFLKKLAAASAAAWMTGAPQMVSASEEHAVEQPPAKADACILLWLAGGMAAPETFDPKRYTPYETGMSVDSMLSTFPAIDTSVDGLQICAGLENIAQVMDRGTLIRSAVQPDLGSILHSRHQYHWHTGYVPPQTVACPHIGAWMAKVLGPNNPVMPPFVNIGQRLEGVGEKEELKAFTTAGFFGSEFGPMNLPFPEEAAAAVRPPKGMNANRFADRNKLFRKLVDQTPQRDYMSDYQQESMLRSLDNAYRLLSSKDRSAFDLSLEPKESYAKYDTSRFGRGCLLARRLVEAGARFVEVTTEYVPFLHWDTHANGHDTVARMHTEIDRPIAQLVLDLEERGLLDRTLVIVASEFSRDAIVEGKPGSIANDQATFKVDKVTESKHYGLHRHFTGGTSVAMFGGGVKKGFVYGETADERPLIATKNPVSVMDMHATIMAAMGISPRTGFTIEERPFYVTQDGKGKAVTELFV, from the coding sequence ATGGCTGAGAAACGAGACGAAACGATGGGACAGGATCGCCGGGCCATTCGCCGCGACTTTTTGAAGAAGCTGGCGGCCGCTAGCGCCGCCGCCTGGATGACGGGCGCACCGCAGATGGTTTCGGCGTCGGAGGAGCATGCGGTCGAGCAACCGCCGGCGAAAGCGGACGCCTGCATCTTGCTATGGTTGGCCGGAGGCATGGCGGCGCCGGAGACGTTCGACCCCAAACGGTATACGCCGTACGAAACGGGGATGTCGGTCGACAGCATGCTCAGCACATTCCCGGCGATCGACACCAGCGTCGATGGTCTGCAGATTTGTGCCGGACTTGAGAATATCGCCCAAGTGATGGACCGCGGAACGCTGATCCGCTCGGCGGTACAGCCCGACCTGGGCAGCATCTTGCACTCGCGGCATCAATATCATTGGCACACCGGTTACGTTCCGCCGCAAACGGTCGCCTGTCCGCATATTGGCGCCTGGATGGCGAAAGTGTTGGGACCGAATAACCCGGTGATGCCCCCCTTCGTCAACATCGGTCAGCGGCTGGAAGGCGTGGGAGAAAAGGAAGAGCTGAAGGCGTTTACGACCGCCGGGTTCTTCGGCAGTGAGTTCGGTCCAATGAACTTGCCCTTCCCCGAGGAAGCCGCCGCTGCGGTTCGTCCGCCCAAAGGGATGAACGCCAATCGTTTCGCTGATCGCAATAAGCTGTTCCGCAAGTTGGTCGATCAAACTCCGCAGCGCGACTACATGAGCGACTACCAACAAGAGTCGATGTTGCGATCGCTCGACAACGCCTATCGCTTGCTTAGCTCGAAAGATCGCAGCGCGTTTGACTTGTCGCTCGAACCGAAAGAATCGTACGCCAAGTACGATACCAGCCGCTTTGGCCGCGGCTGTTTGCTGGCGCGGCGCTTGGTTGAAGCGGGCGCCCGGTTTGTCGAAGTAACGACGGAGTACGTTCCGTTTCTGCATTGGGACACCCACGCCAATGGTCACGATACCGTTGCCCGCATGCATACGGAGATCGATCGGCCAATCGCCCAATTGGTGCTCGATCTGGAAGAGCGAGGATTGCTCGATCGCACGCTGGTGATCGTCGCGTCCGAATTCAGCCGCGACGCGATCGTCGAAGGAAAGCCGGGTTCTATTGCCAACGATCAGGCGACCTTCAAGGTCGACAAAGTAACCGAATCGAAGCACTACGGGCTGCATCGCCACTTCACCGGCGGCACCAGCGTGGCGATGTTCGGCGGGGGCGTGAAGAAAGGTTTCGTCTATGGCGAAACGGCGGATGAACGTCCGCTGATCGCGACCAAGAATCCGGTCAGCGTAATGGACATGCACGCCACGATCATGGCCGCGATGGGGATCAGCCCGCGTACCGGATTCACGATCGAAGAACGCCCCTTCTATGTGACGCAGGATGGCAAAGGAAAAGCGGTGACCGAGCTATTCGTCTAA
- a CDS encoding dihydrodipicolinate synthase family protein: protein MIQPNYGRLTGLVAATFTPFQHDGAINIARIPPMVDYLIEQQIRGLYVLGSTGEGVSLTTDQRKQVAAAFVAATQGRIPVIVQVGCESLAAAADLAAHAQQIGADAVSAVSPVYFKPDTVESLVDSMAQIASAAPNLPFYYYHIPGATGLAHSPLAFLEAAKQRIATLRGIKFTSPAVQDYQACIESAGDEYEVLWGLDEMLLSGLTAGGTSAVGSTYNFAPAVYHHLMQAFEQDQTDEARLWQSRSQQLVRAFVPFGPRAAQKAIMAMIGQDCGPSRLPIRSLMPEAIEQLRSHLEEIGFFQWSHLAPISTSS from the coding sequence GTGATTCAACCGAACTACGGTCGATTAACTGGTCTCGTCGCGGCGACGTTTACTCCATTTCAGCACGATGGCGCCATCAATATCGCGCGCATCCCGCCGATGGTCGACTATCTGATCGAACAGCAGATTCGCGGGCTGTACGTCTTGGGGAGTACGGGAGAAGGCGTTTCGCTGACCACAGACCAGCGGAAGCAGGTCGCCGCAGCATTCGTCGCCGCCACGCAGGGACGAATCCCCGTGATCGTCCAAGTGGGCTGCGAGAGTTTGGCCGCCGCCGCCGATCTAGCGGCCCACGCCCAACAGATTGGCGCCGACGCGGTCTCGGCCGTCAGTCCCGTCTATTTCAAACCAGACACGGTCGAGTCGCTGGTCGACTCGATGGCGCAAATCGCCAGCGCCGCGCCGAACTTGCCGTTCTACTACTATCACATTCCTGGGGCGACCGGATTGGCACATTCGCCGCTCGCGTTTCTCGAAGCGGCCAAGCAACGAATCGCCACGCTCCGCGGCATCAAGTTCACCTCCCCGGCAGTGCAAGACTACCAGGCCTGCATCGAATCGGCGGGAGATGAGTACGAGGTGCTGTGGGGCCTGGATGAGATGCTACTCTCCGGCCTAACCGCCGGTGGAACCTCCGCGGTCGGCAGCACCTACAACTTTGCACCGGCCGTCTATCACCATTTGATGCAAGCCTTCGAGCAAGACCAGACGGACGAAGCCCGACTGTGGCAATCGCGCTCGCAGCAATTGGTGCGAGCGTTCGTGCCGTTTGGTCCGCGGGCCGCCCAAAAGGCGATCATGGCGATGATCGGGCAAGACTGTGGCCCAAGCCGGCTGCCGATTCGTTCGTTAATGCCGGAAGCCATTGAGCAGTTGCGTTCGCATCTCGAGGAAATCGGCTTCTTCCAATGGTCGCACCTGGCGCCCATTTCGACATCGTCATAG
- a CDS encoding sialidase family protein yields the protein MKRLFVAALFALSAMVTVGVAQAGELQETVVYQSGQNGYDTYRIPSIITAQDGTLLAFNEARKHSMHDTGDIDLVLRRSHDNGATWSDIEVIWDDKENVCGNPCPVVDQSTGKIWLLLTWNSGKTPEGKIQAGFGKDSRRVFVASSDDHGKTWTKPTEITTDVKDKEWTWYATGPGSGIQIEHGPHAGRLVIPCDHKWLTGGKLKFGSHVIISDDHGQTWKLGGSAPNYKVNECEVVELTGGKLLLNMRNYDRKQTARQVCVSEDGGQTWTDQKFDPALIEPICQASVHRYRWPVGDQPGVVLFSNPANPKGRSAMTVRASFDDCKTWPVARRLFDGSSAYSSLTVLPNGEIGCLYERNGYKEVVFARFDLDWLTAQADGPK from the coding sequence ATGAAACGCTTATTCGTCGCCGCTTTGTTCGCCCTTTCGGCAATGGTCACAGTCGGCGTCGCCCAAGCTGGCGAGCTGCAGGAAACGGTTGTCTACCAATCGGGCCAAAATGGCTATGACACCTATCGCATTCCCTCCATCATCACGGCGCAGGACGGAACGCTGCTGGCGTTTAACGAAGCGCGGAAACACAGCATGCATGACACCGGCGACATCGACCTGGTGCTCCGCCGCTCGCACGACAATGGCGCTACCTGGAGCGATATCGAGGTTATCTGGGACGACAAAGAGAACGTCTGCGGCAATCCTTGCCCAGTGGTCGATCAATCGACCGGCAAGATCTGGCTGTTGTTGACCTGGAACTCCGGCAAGACGCCGGAAGGGAAAATTCAGGCCGGCTTTGGGAAAGACTCCCGTCGCGTCTTCGTCGCTTCGTCTGACGACCATGGTAAGACCTGGACTAAGCCGACCGAGATCACCACCGACGTCAAAGACAAAGAATGGACCTGGTACGCTACCGGCCCCGGCAGCGGCATCCAAATCGAACATGGCCCACACGCCGGCCGCCTGGTGATTCCGTGCGATCACAAATGGCTGACCGGCGGTAAGCTGAAATTCGGTTCGCACGTCATTATCTCCGACGATCATGGTCAAACGTGGAAATTGGGCGGATCCGCGCCCAACTACAAGGTCAACGAATGCGAAGTGGTCGAACTAACCGGCGGCAAGCTGCTGCTGAACATGCGAAATTACGATCGCAAGCAGACGGCCCGCCAGGTGTGCGTCAGTGAAGATGGCGGCCAGACTTGGACCGATCAGAAGTTTGACCCGGCGCTGATTGAACCGATTTGCCAGGCAAGCGTCCATCGCTATCGCTGGCCTGTCGGCGATCAGCCGGGCGTCGTCCTGTTCTCCAATCCGGCCAACCCCAAGGGACGATCGGCGATGACGGTCCGCGCCAGTTTTGACGACTGCAAAACTTGGCCAGTTGCCCGTCGCCTGTTTGACGGCAGCAGCGCCTACTCGTCGCTGACGGTTCTGCCCAACGGCGAAATTGGTTGCCTCTACGAGCGGAATGGTTACAAAGAAGTGGTCTTCGCGCGCTTCGATCTCGATTGGCTCACTGCACAAGCGGACGGTCCTAAGTAG
- a CDS encoding XylR family transcriptional regulator: protein MNRNTTTQRQRLPGSGSHVLLALGWYYSEIHRGVARFARDHQWHVTFDFDDPVPRHWDGDGVITLLGARQQLWRSLQELEVPTVDLAESRPDIRLPRVTMDNAKIGAMAAQHFLDRGFRHFAYVHRWELGVSQRRGDAFAAELAKFDLGCQILSWQKEQGDAVDTRQERHRWIAKRLAELPRPLAVFVARDVEAIEMIEAAMAIGASIPDEVSILGVDNNETICDCLQTPLSSIDNNLEQVGYEGAALLARLIEGQAPPTETIYISPTRVVERHSTDSMAVPHPQVAAALRYMQANAHLPISMVDVVREVAMSRSGLEKAFREHFVRAPMEELRRIRLLRAQKMLQQTSEKIVNVARQTGFETSQQLCRVFRQHLGMTPKEFRSQSTV, encoded by the coding sequence ATGAATAGGAACACCACGACTCAGCGACAGCGCCTCCCCGGCAGCGGATCTCACGTGCTGCTCGCACTTGGCTGGTACTACTCCGAAATTCACCGGGGTGTGGCGCGGTTTGCGCGCGATCATCAGTGGCATGTGACCTTCGACTTCGATGATCCGGTTCCGCGTCATTGGGATGGAGACGGCGTCATCACGCTGCTGGGGGCGCGTCAGCAGCTTTGGCGGTCGTTGCAAGAGCTGGAGGTGCCGACGGTCGATCTCGCCGAGAGTCGCCCCGACATACGTCTGCCCCGCGTGACGATGGATAATGCGAAGATCGGCGCGATGGCGGCTCAGCATTTTCTTGATCGCGGATTCCGACATTTCGCGTACGTTCATCGATGGGAACTAGGGGTTAGCCAGCGCCGTGGTGACGCGTTCGCCGCAGAGCTCGCGAAATTTGATCTCGGCTGCCAGATTCTCTCATGGCAAAAGGAACAAGGAGACGCCGTCGATACGCGACAAGAGCGACATCGATGGATCGCGAAGCGGTTGGCCGAGTTGCCCCGTCCCCTCGCGGTGTTTGTAGCCCGCGATGTCGAAGCGATCGAGATGATCGAGGCGGCGATGGCGATCGGCGCGTCGATCCCCGATGAAGTCTCGATTCTCGGAGTCGACAACAACGAGACGATCTGCGACTGTCTGCAAACGCCGCTCTCGAGTATCGACAACAACCTGGAGCAGGTCGGCTACGAAGGCGCCGCCTTGTTGGCCCGCTTGATCGAGGGCCAGGCGCCGCCGACTGAAACGATCTACATTTCGCCGACCCGCGTCGTCGAACGGCATAGCACCGACAGTATGGCGGTTCCGCACCCCCAAGTCGCCGCCGCATTGCGCTACATGCAGGCCAACGCCCATCTGCCGATCAGCATGGTCGACGTCGTGCGTGAAGTCGCGATGAGTCGGAGCGGCTTGGAGAAGGCGTTTCGTGAGCATTTTGTGCGGGCTCCGATGGAGGAGCTGCGCCGCATTCGACTGTTGCGTGCGCAAAAGATGCTCCAGCAAACCAGCGAGAAAATCGTCAATGTCGCCCGGCAAACTGGCTTTGAAACCTCGCAGCAACTCTGTCGCGTTTTTCGTCAACATCTCGGCATGACGCCCAAAGAATTTCGCTCACAATCGACTGTTTAA
- a CDS encoding AlkA N-terminal domain-containing protein produces the protein MELNAEACYRAVLARDERHDGRFFTCVRTTQIYCRPVCPAVPPKRENCWFASLAAAAQEAGYRPCLRCRPEKAPQFWNEGATQVVAQGLRWIEEGALDVENVAALAERLGIGERQLRRLFQQELGASPIAVAQTRRVLLALQLLQQTNLSMIDVALAAGFQSLRRFNEAFQKLYDRPPAKLRRQHRQAAGPGSQLSLSLPYRPPYDWPSILRFLEQRAITGVEQVEGASYARAIELDGAVGTLHVADAPDEAALQVTIRFPQLKSLPQIIARIRRMFDLNADIGAIGGVLSQDPRLAPLIEARPGLRIPGAWDGFEIAVRAILGQQITVQAARSLASRLVSKLGVPLEGEGPAGLTHRFPPPERFDQQTIESLGMPRARAAAIVDLATRLSAEPQLLETIGQRANAIEALCELRGIGPWTAHYIAMRVLRDSDAFLAADVGLQRVMAVDGVRPTAKRLLAWAENWRPWRAYAVMHLWTSESSSLESSHPQEVPNATAT, from the coding sequence ATGGAACTAAACGCCGAAGCTTGTTACCGCGCTGTGCTGGCCCGCGACGAACGTCACGACGGCCGCTTCTTCACCTGTGTGAGGACGACGCAGATCTATTGTCGACCGGTTTGCCCAGCCGTGCCGCCAAAGCGGGAGAACTGTTGGTTCGCCAGTTTAGCGGCCGCAGCGCAAGAAGCGGGCTACCGTCCCTGTCTCCGCTGTCGACCGGAAAAGGCACCCCAGTTTTGGAACGAGGGCGCCACGCAGGTCGTCGCCCAAGGACTGCGGTGGATCGAGGAAGGGGCGCTCGACGTTGAAAACGTCGCCGCACTGGCCGAGCGACTCGGCATCGGTGAGCGTCAGCTGCGGCGCCTGTTTCAACAAGAGTTGGGCGCCTCGCCAATCGCCGTCGCCCAAACGCGGCGGGTCTTGCTCGCCCTCCAGTTGCTTCAGCAGACCAATCTGTCGATGATCGACGTCGCCCTGGCGGCCGGATTTCAAAGCTTACGCCGCTTCAACGAAGCGTTCCAGAAACTATACGATCGACCGCCGGCGAAATTGCGGCGCCAACATCGCCAGGCAGCGGGCCCCGGTTCGCAGCTGTCGTTGTCGCTTCCGTATCGCCCGCCCTACGACTGGCCAAGCATCCTGCGATTTCTGGAGCAACGCGCCATCACAGGCGTCGAGCAAGTCGAGGGCGCCAGCTACGCGCGCGCGATTGAGCTCGACGGGGCTGTCGGAACGCTCCACGTCGCCGACGCGCCGGATGAAGCGGCGCTACAGGTGACGATCCGCTTTCCCCAGCTGAAGAGTCTGCCGCAGATCATTGCCCGGATACGTCGCATGTTTGATCTGAACGCCGACATTGGCGCGATCGGCGGCGTGTTGTCGCAGGATCCGCGGCTTGCCCCGCTGATCGAGGCTCGTCCGGGCCTACGTATTCCCGGCGCGTGGGACGGCTTTGAGATTGCCGTGCGGGCGATCCTGGGTCAACAGATCACCGTCCAGGCCGCCCGCTCGCTGGCTAGTCGACTTGTCTCGAAACTGGGCGTGCCGCTGGAGGGGGAAGGTCCGGCCGGTCTGACGCATCGCTTTCCGCCGCCTGAACGTTTTGACCAACAAACGATCGAGTCGCTCGGAATGCCGCGGGCCAGAGCGGCCGCCATCGTTGATCTCGCCACGCGTTTGTCGGCCGAACCGCAGCTGTTAGAAACGATCGGGCAGCGAGCGAACGCAATCGAAGCATTGTGCGAGCTACGCGGCATCGGCCCCTGGACGGCCCACTATATCGCAATGCGGGTGCTGCGTGACAGCGACGCGTTTCTCGCCGCCGACGTCGGTTTGCAACGGGTGATGGCGGTCGACGGCGTTCGCCCTACCGCCAAACGACTGCTGGCATGGGCCGAGAACTGGCGACCGTGGCGAGCCTACGCCGTCATGCACCTGTGGACCAGCGAATCGTCATCTTTGGAATCGAGTCACCCACAGGAGGTCCCCAATGCAACTGCAACTTAG